From one Meles meles chromosome 18, mMelMel3.1 paternal haplotype, whole genome shotgun sequence genomic stretch:
- the LOC123929085 gene encoding uncharacterized protein LOC123929085 isoform X2 codes for MTRATVTRVPLSQPGLGDDFADRRGAEASVPASCRTSRWDTVVKARSGCLRDAVDSALCGQEPKAQRLTKYCEVYQTPMEGFKGEDTGAACAPSARRLTRAATGRSRCSTQPSC; via the exons ATGACCAGGGCCACGGTCACACGTGTGCCATTGTCTCAGCCAGGGCTCGGAGACGATTTTGCAGACAGGCGGGGTGCAGAGGCCTCTGTCCCAGCCTCGTGCAGGACCTCTAGGTGGGACACGGTGGTCAAGGCCAGGTCGGGCTG CCTCCGGGATGCCGTGGATAGTGCGCTGTGTGGCCAGGAACCCAAGGCTCAGAGGCTGACCAAGTACTGTGAGGTCTACCAGACGCCCATGGAGG GGTTCAAAGGCGAGGACACTGGCGCAGCCTGCGCACCATCTGCAAGAAGACTCACGAGAGCGGCCACAGGGAGATCGAGATGTTCGACTCAGCCATCCTGCTGA
- the LOC123929085 gene encoding uncharacterized protein LOC123929085 isoform X1 yields MDPHVEPRLGLGWASRGLVWVACRRWCLGPREPQREGQRSLRDSGPVGPQRSMCAHLPHPDPHMHWLLQTPLPWSSLHSLRPPMLAPGLAHADCCQVPNPLSAAGGKSDFPCTLPLLAREGWAPSMLTGARRPGPSGHPTCFSPLAPQQKIPLAILWGWEVYCAYPTPLFSLRDAVDSALCGQEPKAQRLTKYCEVYQTPMEGFKGEDTGAACAPSARRLTRAATGRSRCSTQPSC; encoded by the exons ATGGACCCCCACGTGGAGCCAAGGCTGGGGTTGGGCTGGGCTTCTCGAGGACTGGTCTGGGTCGCGTGCCGTCGGTGGTGTTTGGGCCCCAGGGAGCCCCAGCGGGAAGGCCAGAGGTCCCTTCGGGACTCAGGGCCAGTGGGCCCACAACGCAGTATGTGTGCTCACCTGCCCCATCCTGACCCTCACATGCACTGGCTCCTGCAGACGCCCCTGCCCTGGTCCTCCCTGCACTCCCTCCGGCCCCCAATGTTAGCCCCAGGCCTGGCTCACGCTGACTGTTGTCAGGTCCCCAACCCGCTCTCAGCTGCTGGGGGCAAAAGTGATTTCCCATGCACCCTGCCTCTCCTGGCTCGGGAAGGATGGGCACCGTCCATGTTGACAGGAGCCAGGAGGCCTGGCCCCAGTGGGCACCCCACATGCTTCTCCCCCCTCGCTCCCCAGCAGAAGATCCCTCTGGCCATCCTGTGGGGCTGGGAGGTCTACTGTGCTTACCCCACACCTCTGTTCAGCCTCCGGGATGCCGTGGATAGTGCGCTGTGTGGCCAGGAACCCAAGGCTCAGAGGCTGACCAAGTACTGTGAGGTCTACCAGACGCCCATGGAGG GGTTCAAAGGCGAGGACACTGGCGCAGCCTGCGCACCATCTGCAAGAAGACTCACGAGAGCGGCCACAGGGAGATCGAGATGTTCGACTCAGCCATCCTGCTGA